The following proteins are encoded in a genomic region of Mahella australiensis 50-1 BON:
- a CDS encoding HPr family phosphocarrier protein: MIQEKVKVTNGIGLQSRAAATFVQIANKFRAHVWLEINNKKVDGKSILGLMAMGVYDGSIVKITVSGDDEQEAFKHLVDFLRMPFDASMYAKMLEAMPNHNDPEEMERWRKEHPQALQDQGKHTNEETALGE; this comes from the coding sequence ATGATACAAGAAAAGGTTAAGGTTACCAACGGAATCGGTCTTCAATCCAGAGCTGCGGCCACGTTTGTTCAAATAGCCAACAAATTCAGAGCCCATGTATGGCTGGAGATCAATAATAAAAAGGTAGATGGTAAAAGCATACTAGGATTAATGGCTATGGGCGTTTATGATGGTAGTATAGTGAAGATTACGGTATCAGGCGATGACGAACAAGAGGCTTTTAAGCATTTGGTGGATTTTCTGCGCATGCCTTTTGATGCATCGATGTATGCTAAGATGCTGGAAGCCATGCCCAATCATAATGATCCGGAAGAAATGGAGCGTTGGCGTAAAGAACACCCGCAAGCCCTTCAGGATCAAGGCAAACATACAAATGAAGAGACGGCGCTGGGTGAGTGA